Proteins encoded together in one Plectropomus leopardus isolate mb chromosome 19, YSFRI_Pleo_2.0, whole genome shotgun sequence window:
- the fkbp10b gene encoding peptidyl-prolyl cis-trans isomerase FKBP10: MCGYYYFYCLPGSVKMFSCCVVFFLLTAWSRVDCNPSPDVVVDRYFIPKVCAREAKEGDYVRYHYNATFVDGKTFDSSHQRGDAKVGLLGEGRLILGIEKGLQGMCVNERRKITIPPHLAYGSTGAGDVVPPDTTLVFDIHLLDLWNKADMVATKTITTPKDCKRSVMRSDFVRYHFNGTLLDGTVFDSSYTRKQTHNSLVGEGWLIKGLDEGLLGMCVGEIRNIVIPPFKAYGEKGSGKEIPPQATLMFDILLVDIHNPKDNITIEELVVPESCKRKSVVGDYIRYHYNGTFLNGVTFDTSYKRNSTYNTYIGMGYVIAGMDYGLLGVCTGEKRRVIIPPHLAYGEQGAGDVIPPSAVLVFDVHVIDFHNPSDSVDIQIIHRPETCNDTTALNDLVRYHYNCTLVDGTPLFSSHDYENIQDAVLGADKVIDGLDQGLRGMCVGERRVLTVPPHLGHGEKGSTGVPSSAVLVFDIELVSFEKGVPPGYLFVWLEDTPADLFQALDVNKNGEVPQEEFEEFIKLQVADGKGRIKPGLIVEQVIADMFQNQDQNKDEVITAEELKLKVDGDKERERARHEEL, from the exons ATGTGTggctattattatttttattgtttgcccGGTTCTGTAAAGATGTTTTCCTGCTGCGttgtctttttcctcctcaCTGCGTGGTCTCGTGTGGATTGCAATCCCAGTCCTGATGTAGTCGTGGACAGATACTTCATCCCGAAAGTCTGTGCAAGAGAAGCGAAAGAGGGAGATTATGTTCGCTACCACTACAACGCCACATTTGTCGACGGGAAAACATTTGATTCGAG CCATCAGAGAGGAGACGCTAAAGTGGGCCTGCTTGGGGAGGGCCGGCTCATCCTGGGCATTGAAAAAGGTCTGCAGggcatgtgtgtgaatgagcGCAGAAAAATCACCATCCCACCTCACCTGGCCTATGGAAGCACCGGTGCAG GTGACGTGGTTCCTCCAGACACCACCCTGGTGTTTGACATCCATCTGCTGGATCTGTGGAACAAAGCCGACATGGTTGCCACCAAAACCATCACCACTCCCAAAGACTGCAAACGCTCCGTGATGCGCAGTGACTTTGTGCGCTACCATTTCAACGGCACTCTGCTCGATGGCACCGTCTTTGACTCCAG TTACACCAGGAAGCAGACCCACAACAGCTTAGTGGGTGAGGGTTGGCTGATTAAGGGCCTGGATGAAGGCCTGCTGGGGATGTGTGTGGGGGAGATCAGAAATATTGTCATCCCACCCTTCAAAGCCTACGGAGAAAAAGGATCAG GTAAAGAGATTCCCCCCCAGGCGACACTGATGTTTGACATCCTGTTGGTGGACATTCATAACCCAAAGGATAACATCACCATTGAGGAGCTGGTGGTGCCCGAGTCGTGCAAGCGCAAGTCGGTGGTTGGGGATTACATCCGGTACCACTACAACGGTACCTTCCTGAATGGAGTCACCTTTGACACCAG CTACAAGAGGAACAGCACATACAACACCTACATCGGGATGGGGTATGTGATTGCAGGCATGGACTATGGACTGCTGGGAGTCTGCACTGGAGAGAAACGGCGAGTCATCATCCCTCCACACCTGGCATATGGAGAGCAAGGAGCAG GTGATGTCATCCCCCCCTCTGCCGTGCTGGTGTTTGACGTTCACGTCATCGACTTCCACAACCCCAGCGACTCTGTGGACATCCAAATCATCCACAGACCCGAGACGTGTAATGACACCACTGCTCTGAATGACCTCGTCCGCTACCACTACAACTGCACCCTGGTGGACGGCACACCGCTGTTTTCCTC ACACGACTATGAGAACATTCAAGATGCAGTGCTGGGGGCGGACAAGGTGATCGATGGGCTGGACCAAGGCTTGCGAGGCATGTGTGTAGGAGAGAGGAGGGTGCTAACGGTGCCGCCTCATCTCGGCCACGGAGAAAAAGGAT CTACTGGTGTGCCCAGCAGTGCTGTGTTGGTGTTTGACATTGAACTGGTGAGCTTTGAGAAGGGAGTTCCACCTGGTTACCTGTTTGTGTGGCTGGAGGACACTCCTGCAGATCTGTTTCAAGCCCTGGATGTCAACAAGAACGGAGAGGTGCCCCAGGAGGAG TTTGAGGAGTTTATCAAGCTGCAGGTGGCAGACGGCAAAGGTCGTATAAAGCCAGGACTGATCGTGGAGCAGGTAATTGCTGACATGTTCCAAAACCAGGACCAAAATAAAGATGAAGTGATAACAGCTGAGGAACTCAAACTGAAGGTGGATGGGGACAAGGAACGGGAACGGGCAAGGCATGAGGAGTTATGA